In Apis mellifera strain DH4 linkage group LG10, Amel_HAv3.1, whole genome shotgun sequence, the genomic window aaataaacattgagcttttttataaatccttCAGGTATTTGCGCTAATTCTTCTTCACTTAAAACTTCTCGCAACACATTATGTTCATTTTCTTctgttttttccattttttcgtttgattttacttataaatcgaataaatcttctttcaataatgaattaattcttcattaataattatactcgATTGAAGACACATTTGATCAATATATCACGTTTCTCTCTGTAAATCACTACGGACTTTATCGAACTGACGCGATCACTCTACCATTACCATTATTGTTACGTACAAGTTATATATTGTAGTTGTACTTAGCGCTAGTGTGcctttttgtaattaaatttcatcaatatataattaaataatttaaatatatatcagtttttatataattcatgaatgataaatagatttatatcattttttatatatgatcaaacattttaacttgaaatgtatattctataatcttctttattttaaatatcttcttttctcataataataaattttagttaaaattttattttaattaaaattcttagttttaaaaaatattctttatgttaaaaaatatatattataaaaatatctatctttttgttattttgtgatcattttataataaaagaatatgaagataatatatttgttttgaaagTTATAAccgttaaaattaatgatactaaaagatttaatataataaataataaagaaaaaatatatatataaataataatagcttaactaaaaaggaaaataaattattaattatgatttttatagaaacaaattgttttttaaaattaaagattattctaGGTTATATAAGTAATCATTCTTGTCAtattaaacaaacaaaacaATCTTTATGTACATTACAAagatatagttatattaattatacaaataataagacatatttatatattatattatctcataataaaaatcaatttagaagaaacatttgtaatataaaagatatgaaagatttattttatttttcgtatttatcaatttttaatagaaagttttctataaaaacattaagaaAAGATCCTAATATATTTGGAGatctttcatataataaatatgagagaattaaaatggataaaatggaagagaaagaagaaaaattttctgaaaatatagtttcaaaaagaaaaaaattgtatgataACGATTATTATAAGCTTATTAAATctcatgtaattaataaaaatttacaattggcCTTAAGtgtattagatttaataaaagaaaataatgataaacctaatatacatatatataggcTTTTAATGTCTGTTTTTGCTCAACAAGGTGATATTGaacaatgttttaaattatttaaacaaataaaagaaagaaatttaatttttactccaCATATATTTACTAGTTTAATTAATGCTTGTGCTGAATctagcgataaaaaaaaagcattaaaatatttaacaattttaagagaatatttctatgaaaaaaaaataaatttaaatgatatacacTATTCAAGTCTTATTAAGGCTTATAGTTGgcataaacaaatttcaattgcttTTGAAATAGCAGATGAAGCAAAAGATAATGGCATTTATTCAAAGGATATAATTTCTGCTTTATTTCATGCAATAATCAATGATACAgaaaatggattaaaatatGCATTATGCTTGTggcataaaatgaaaataattaaaatgaaaccaaacatatttcattataatctttttttaaaggcaattaaaaatacaaactttggtgatctaaaaataaatgacattTTGGTACCAAATTCAAAGAATACTCAGATTCAATTTATGGATACTGGAAAATCAGATTTATTAGATTCTCCACCAGTATTAACTAATTCACTTATTATTATGCTTaagaaacataattattttttaaataaagaaaatttaaaaagagaaataaaaaataaaaatatgttattatctcgaaatttgaataatatattaaaagaaaatcgatttcttttgtTTGGTGGAATCGATAAGTTTTTAAAAcgtatgaaaaatgataatgtaacacctaatataaaaacattgacATTAATACTAGATTTACTTCCATTTACAATAGAAgcagaagaatattttcttaaatatattacatcaaataattttaaaactgatTTAACTTTCTTCAATGTACTTATTAAAAGAAGATGTATAAGAAAACAATACAATGCTGCAAaagtaagtaattattttaattacaaccaATATAACCAACCAATATAATAAccattataattgtttaattataataagtaatatttaattataatatttatattttaataaaggatgtattgaatgaaattcaaaGTCGTCATTTTATaccaaatattattacttttggaGTATTAGCTATTGGATGTATTAGGTGCAGAGATGGAATAGAACTTTTAGAACAAATGAGTACCATTGGTTATATaccaaattacaaaattttagaaacattatttttaaatgcatgtcgttataataattatgtatatatatatcatttaatggaatatatattgcataataatattacaccatcagaaaaaatattaaatatattagaaaaatttgatgaattagTATTAGGAATGCTTGAAAATgaggtaaattaattattataaattattttatttattaactatttttataatttatataaaatattttgtattgatatatttatgtaatattttaggaCAAATATAATCGTGcaagaattaatgaaatcagaaaagattataatgactttaaaataaaatatgaaaattggaaagaaaaaatacaaaatgatgtaaacttattaaaataataaataaattttctttttgtttacaatctgatttaatgttaatttatatatatattacttatatatataatttaatttatatatattatatatatattattgtataaaacttcaatatagtcacataaatatatatatatattccagaaatgttaatgttatctctttttaataaaacttaaattgatattcatattatactactatattattatatattactattatattattataattattgttttatttttttataaaaaataagtgttataagagaaatatttttgtgttaaacttattaatataaaattcttattactcattaatataaatcaaaacatCAAATGATTAATGgacaataaagataattttaataaagttaacGAAGATAAGGAGGGCGAGTCTCTTGTGTCCAAGGGCGACTTCTTGTTCCTGTGTTGATTGCACGTGAAGGACATGTTCCACGAAtactcaatttattatatcctgTAGGTCCAGTTGGTTGTGCTCCGCATGTTTCTAATGCTACGAAATCATCTACATGAAGTGATGGTGGTCGCGAAGTGTTTGGTGGTCTTGATCTAAATGGATCTGCCCCTCTGCCTACACTACCCACTACTGGACCACCTCTTAAAGAATTAGTAAATTGTGTCCGACCTCGCATAGGTGTAactgtgaaaaaatattttttaattaaattgttattaatccaTTTTGAattgatgaaatgaaaaaaaaaagaaacctgatcaattatgttaatttaaatcattaagttattatcattaaacacaaattataaattgttattaaaatttgtaaaattgatcAGTTTGATCTTTGAatgatgtaattattaaaatttacaataaaaaatatataatgaacatAAATTTACCAAATGgttgttttattttagaaacagGAGATATAGCTTGTTTTTGTACATCTCTAGATTCTTGATCATCAGTTTGAGTTTTTGATTGTAGTGGTTGAGTAGCATCATCAGGTGGAATCTTAGAACATAAATTTTGAGCttctgataataaattaaagtcaGTAGGAAGTAATTCAGCTGCAAGTGCTAATAAATCTATTGTATTTTCATTTGGAGCTTGATTTGGAcacataaatgtaaatttttttgggCGTTTAAAAGCAAGATCTGGTGTACCCAAACATCGTTGAGAAAATTGATTCAACAAAGCTTCAGGAGTTGGTAATAATGGCTCTAACATTTCTGGAATtggttctttttcttctttatcttctGCAGATTTTAAGATTTCAACTAATTCTTGTgcacgttttattttttccaaaggaTGATCATTTTTATCCCATAATATTAAAGCTGATAATTGTTGTATACGTAGATATAAAGATCTTCCTTGTGATTcagatgtaattaaattttctaaaaacattATAGTTGAATCCACAATAAGTTGAATTTCTGGCTTTTCTAAAGCCGAAATATGATCTAATAATGATCGTAATGCATCAGgattattttctaaacaactttttacatgatataaaccataattatgattaataagaGATAAAAGTATACGAAGTGTACTTTGTAATATCTCAACTTCAAATTTCGTACTAGTTgctaatatatcaattaatacagttaaaatagataaaagtgGTTCTTTACTTGGTACTGAATGTGTAAGTCTTTTTTCAAATGGTTCACTAATGTCTTCTTGCATAAGACTTAATGTATAATCACATAATGTTTCAAAGATATCAAGAATTTCATATTGTATTCTAATATCGTTTGTATTTTTAAGTGCTGTGCACATCATTTCAATAACAGGTGGATATTTTTGATCAGATTTAACCTGTGCTCTAGATGCAGGGCTAGTTAAAGTTAATAAAGTAGCCTTCATAGGTGCATGTCTTGCAAGTTCGCTAAGTAAAGTaagaattaaaacattattttctaatgGTGTGGCAGCTATTATACCATCTAATAAACATCTACCTACAAGTAATGCTGTAGGTGCTGCTAAATCACTTAATTGCTTGCATacttttgaaagaagaattagTAAATCTTTATTCCAACTGGCGCAAAGTAACCGCAATGTTTCAGTTAAATTATTAGCTTGTGCTTGTAAATGAGCAGACCATAATTTTCTAACACCTAAAATTCGAGTAGCATCTTCAGTCATTGTTTCTTTCAAAGTTAAAACTGGTGGTAAAAGTCTCGTTAAAAGTTTCAATCCTGGTATAAAATTACATGGACTTAAAGAAACCATTTTGAGAACTTCACCTAACATTTGTGTCCATAATGATTTTGCTACATTTCCTGATCCATCTGAATCCACAGCCTGTGTAAATACTAAAAGTGTTCCTACTATTTCTTCAGACAAAGTTTGGACAATTTGAATAGAAGGAATAGCTTCTACTAATGAATAAACACCAAGTAATGGAATCACAGctgttaaatctttaaaatctgTAGCCATACATTTCATAAGACGTTCTAATAATGCTCTTGTTAATCTTATACATGGAAGGAGTAATGCAACTAGTGCTAAACCTCTTCTACCTGTTAAGGCTGCACGATGTAAAAATGGTTGTTCATagaattcagaaatatttgcCATAACTGCAATAAGAGCTGTTAAACCATCAGCAGCAAATAATTGAGTTAATGCATTTCTGTATTTTAGTTCAATATAAGGTTCCATTGGATCTATATCATTATTTGAAGGAAAaacaagataatataaaattctacatGCTGTAATTAACTGTCCTGGAAGATAAGCTGCTTTATCTGCATTTTTCCTAATACATGTGACTAGTGGAGAAACATCTCCATAATTCCAATGAGATGGCTGTGCAGCTGTACTTAAATATGATGTAACATCTTTTAAAACTGCTTGAGTTCgtgatttttctaaaataattgtagCACGGTTTTGAAATATCTCTATTCGATCAGAATAACGAATTGTTGCTGAAATAATTTCTGCAGAAAATTCACACAGATTTGGATCAGAAAGATaaggaattaaaatatcaatgaattcTCCTATAGGAAGTATTGTTATTATAGCTTGTAAAccattagaatatattaaaaaagaatgaagttTTTTTAAAGCTATCCAATCTGAAGGttgatatttcaaatgtaataAACATTGTACAACTTGCAATCGCCAACCTAAAATTGATCCTGCTCCAGGTAAATCACATTTTAgagcttttaaaattaatttggtaATTTCTggttcttttaataaatacaataaaccTTCTTTAGTATCAGAAATACGTAAAAGAAAACGTCGAGCAgctttaattaaacttaaatccGATTTTGGAGAAGTAAgagcaaataaaatatgatacagCAGTTTGTGATACTCAAAATATGCTATTAAATGACATTGaggatttctattatattctcgTTCAAATTCCATTTGAGCTCCAGCAGGAAGCTGACGTTTTGGTTGAGCCATTAATGTGGgtgaacatatatatgtatttgttaATTCAATGATAGCCAATTcatcaatttctttcatttcactAAGAAATTCATATGTATGTACTTTCCGTAATAATGAACATAAAGCATATTTTAATCTTGCTAATTTTGCTGTATCTAACATCATTAaagcatttttatataaattattttttgatttaagaaATTCTTTAACAATTATTGGACTTATTAATGCGGCATCCAGTGTACGAAGAGCGGAAAGTTTCACAGGAAGTGCTACATTTTCGCGCATGCATAAtgctaataatttataaggtGCATCTACTTTTAATAGTATTTCTGGACCTTGTGGAAGTTTACACAAAGTTTCCGCTAATCGTACACCAACTTTAACATGACGAACTTTATAAGCTGGTTGAGGTTGAGCACGAGCAAGATCCATATCTAAGCCAGCATTTACAATATTGGTCAAATCATTAAAATCTGtattattcaaatgaaaagGAGTAAGTATTGCACATAACGATTCGCAATTATGAACAAATGCCTCTTTTTCCTGACCTGAggcattattaaaatgtaaaactgATTTTGAtatagattgaaatatttcatgaattttatcCAACATTTCTTTGTTAATATGGTATTCTTCAGTGATATTCATTGATTCTTCCAAATCCAATAAATCAGGTGgtgttaaagaataaatattatttagctGTATATTTTCACATTCATATTCCGTAGTAGGTGGTATATCATCTGCCATTATATCTTCATCAGATAATATAGGTTCAAAAGGTTCTCCTGTTTCATGATCAGCACCATCTtgttctccttcttcttcttcagcaGATATGGATTCAGGACTTAAAGATACTAAAGATTCAGAAGGAGGTGAAGAAGGACGTTTTGTAGATTTTAAAGTATTAGTTGTAGCATCTTCTTCCCAATGAATCACTTCTGTTTTTCCAGTATCTGAGATTGAATTTCTGGATGATTCTACTATTTGAATTGGTTgtataggaggaggaggtgttGCAGCAACACATGTTTCCTGGAAAttccatgaaaattttttaaaattattgttttaaaattaaattataaatttaatttattattataaatatatatacatataaaacatttacatTTGAGTTTGTTTGTGCTTGATTTTCATAATACCACTCAGATTGTTGTTCTGATATTTGAGTAGTATTTTCTACCACTTCTTCTAATCCAGTAACACAAGTTGCAGAACCAGCAGCTGAACTAACAACTTCTTGaggattatttaaagatttagtTAATGTTCCATATACTGCTAAAGTAATAGTAGTATACCAGCCCCTAAGTACTAATCCATCTGTTGGTATTTGTTTCCTTTCACATTCtaattgaatatgaatattttgtttatattccaATTCTCCAAGAGATTCAAATGTAGAAGCACCAGGCTTACTTaaatcatttacaaaaaattcaatttcaaattgagaCGGATTTGTGGccctaaataaatatataataaatatgtaatattatttcatttgtaacttatttaaaggaaaattatttttttatcttaatatataatttttattaattaattaaatacccTAGACGAACACCTCCAGGAAAATCAGCTTGTACTCTAGCACCTAATGGAATAATTCTAACTTCACTTATATAAACAGGTTTTGGGAATTGAACTAAATCCAAATTAAGTTcctgcaataaataaataattttattgatctaattattatataaataaaataattttatacttacttCAGAAATATCATGTGAAAATGtatcaaagaataataattccgTATTAtccatgttttaattatttttatatatattttggaattgcatatttctaaaaaataaaagttatattcacacatttatataatttaataaatatataataaataatttaaatattttttctacttttttcaaCTAttgtatattacaatatattttagtttgatattaatatttaatattaacatttaatataaatattaattattaatattaaatattattaattatattaatatgatttataatttttatttttattaaatcaaattataatatttatatatataatattagttttaatcttatattaaagaattctcgttcttactttattaattcttgttattaattaaataatattaaaatatatgaggagtaaaagagaaatttgaaaacactttaaatttttgaaaaatgtatactTTCCATTGAACcacatgttatttttttatcactttataataatatatttatttaattcaagtaACGCCATCTAGTTTAATTCTTAGCTTCGGTTTTACTCGTTTTACTTCATTATGAGAGAAATTGTAATGATTAATACCTGTGCAATTTTCgctagaaataaatttttctttctattttaaatttttgttcgcgataaaattaaaattttacatattttgtatttattcaattttaatagatattttttatatatagtattttataagTAGTACATTTATTGAATAACTGTGATAACGACATAACTGATCTGCGTCACTGGTTGTGTTCttgattatttgtaaatttgttttttgaaatCGTGATACAGTTCtacaatgaaacaaaaattatattagatcaGTAAGTGTGAGGAAAATTTctgttataattcatattgtataatattagaattttgtaaACATTTTCAACATTGTTATTAAGTTTGACAAATATAACGTTATCATTATCGATGAGATCTTTCATGTTATACTTTGTAACAATATGTAggcttaaatttcaatttaaaacaggtgaaaatttttgttaatattatttttaaattcagtatcatgtatatatatgttttaattcatgagaaataaatgaattattgtcaaaacatttacaattattatttttattgaaaatagtatatatattatattattgaaaaattattaaattttttaatttcatttttatttatttcttatataatctatatttttggattttaagaaattaaatatatttgcataataaaatttttaaaaatgtcaaaTGTGATATTTATCTGGTTTTAGGAATGGTAGCTGCTGGAGCTACAGTTTTAATGGCAACTAGTGAAGAAACATCAAATAGAACACAAAATAATTCCATACaatatgaaaatcaaaatatttgctCTCACTATAATGAGATGCATAATAATGAGCAAAATTCAGAAtgtcaaattagaaaaaatataacatcttGTAATATAAACagtaagtattttaaataataaataataaataataaaaataatatcgattatataataataattataattataataatgataaatatttttaaatctctttgaaattctatattgtatatttattaatttagattattgcaaaaaacaattgctaaaaaataaaaagttctataagatatatgtaatatacttcagtgtaataattataattgtcaacatttttatagaaaataaaaatcgtagcTCCatgttggaaaaaaataatcggatGATTTCAAGATCAGAAAATAAGGAGAgtagtaaaaattatacattgtatAAAACAGCACCAGTTCGTGAAACCAAAGCTTCAAGATTACGTGCTGCTTCCATTATATCACCTAATGGTAAgagattagattttttatttatttttaataaattaatataatttaatataattatttctaaagtttattatatttatgtttatcatattatatattatatttatataggtgGGACAATGTCATCAAGAAAGTTAACTATGTCTGAAAATTCTACACCTTTAAGTCTTCAACCTAGTACTAGTTTATCATTTAAAGatgtaagtaattattttatattgatttatatattgtatatatacatgtattatattagtaatatgtctctatgatatataatatatatacaaacaatatatatatatatatatatatatatatatacataatatatatatatatatatatatataatgatgttATAAAGGAACAtccaatatcaaataatagtagtattacaaattttccacgagaaagagataaaagttataaacGAAAATCATATCTAAATCGATCACTTAATATGGAAACAGCAAAAGATCATTTAAATCAATGTaagtaatttattgaaaattatttattgaaaaactttactttaaaactttacttacttttttaaaaattttatttacatatttcagctgaaagtaatattaaacaaactaAAAGACAATCAAGTAAACGAGGCTACATATCCAATACAATATCTACTTCAAGTTCTAGTAATGAATTTCAATCAActaatttaagtaaaaaatcctttgattcaaaaattacttgtgagaaagttaaagaaaattattctaaaacttATACATTGCCTTTACTTAATTCTCCTGCAAGCagtaaacatttaaatatacaacgaATTAggtaattatgttttttttattttaaatattgaaatttgcaattttattataaaatttaattttataatagtggTGGACATAGTGACTCAGAAGTTTCTCGAAGAGTTGATGCATTAACAGCATTAACAAAATCTGCAATAGAACGTGTAGAAAGACTTAAATCACATGCCAATTTTCCATCAAGTTGTGAATCACGATTAGAAAATTCATCTAATACTAATAATTCATCatgtcaaataatttttccttctaatacagaaaataatatgcgtatattgcaattatcaccaagaaaaaattctattttaaaaaaatcaaatgacGAACATTCTCAAGATGGATCTTTAAATCATCAACATATACCGGTTTCAATTCTCAAACATAAAATATCTGATATTGATACTAGTCAAAACGTATCTAATACAATAAATCATGCAGTTTTGCCTGTAACTTTTTCACCATCTGTTAGAGAACCAACACATAAAAGACatggtattttaaaaaagcgcAGTAGCTTAGATGAAAGTGAAATACTTCGACGACGCAGTTGCTCACCTGACATTTCATCTACTGACAATATATATTCTGAATTTAgaccaatattaaaaaatcagagACGATCATCTTTAgatgaaattgttaaaagGGATCAAAGTCCAGATCCTCAGCCTACTTCtatattaaaacgaaaatcATCTAGAGAAGATGATAGAGAAGATCGTCAAATTAATTCTACCGAACCACAGGGTATACTTAAGAGAAAATCTACAAATAGCCAACGAAT contains:
- the LOC102655127 gene encoding pentatricopeptide repeat-containing protein 1, mitochondrial, translating into MKDLFYFSYLSIFNRKFSIKTLRKDPNIFGDLSYNKYERIKMDKMEEKEEKFSENIVSKRKKLYDNDYYKLIKSHVINKNLQLALSVLDLIKENNDKPNIHIYRLLMSVFAQQGDIEQCFKLFKQIKERNLIFTPHIFTSLINACAESSDKKKALKYLTILREYFYEKKINLNDIHYSSLIKAYSWHKQISIAFEIADEAKDNGIYSKDIISALFHAIINDTENGLKYALCLWHKMKIIKMKPNIFHYNLFLKAIKNTNFGDLKINDILVPNSKNTQIQFMDTGKSDLLDSPPVLTNSLIIMLKKHNYFLNKENLKREIKNKNMLLSRNLNNILKENRFLLFGGIDKFLKRMKNDNVTPNIKTLTLILDLLPFTIEAEEYFLKYITSNNFKTDLTFFNVLIKRRCIRKQYNAAKDVLNEIQSRHFIPNIITFGVLAIGCIRCRDGIELLEQMSTIGYIPNYKILETLFLNACRYNNYVYIYHLMEYILHNNITPSEKILNILEKFDELVLGMLENEDKYNRARINEIRKDYNDFKIKYENWKEKIQ
- the LOC411612 gene encoding protein virilizer, producing the protein MDNTELLFFDTFSHDISEELNLDLVQFPKPVYISEVRIIPLGARVQADFPGGVRLGATNPSQFEIEFFVNDLSKPGASTFESLGELEYKQNIHIQLECERKQIPTDGLVLRGWYTTITLAVYGTLTKSLNNPQEVVSSAAGSATCVTGLEEVVENTTQISEQQSEWYYENQAQTNSNETCVAATPPPPIQPIQIVESSRNSISDTGKTEVIHWEEDATTNTLKSTKRPSSPPSESLVSLSPESISAEEEEGEQDGADHETGEPFEPILSDEDIMADDIPPTTEYECENIQLNNIYSLTPPDLLDLEESMNITEEYHINKEMLDKIHEIFQSISKSVLHFNNASGQEKEAFVHNCESLCAILTPFHLNNTDFNDLTNIVNAGLDMDLARAQPQPAYKVRHVKVGVRLAETLCKLPQGPEILLKVDAPYKLLALCMRENVALPVKLSALRTLDAALISPIIVKEFLKSKNNLYKNALMMLDTAKLARLKYALCSLLRKVHTYEFLSEMKEIDELAIIELTNTYICSPTLMAQPKRQLPAGAQMEFEREYNRNPQCHLIAYFEYHKLLYHILFALTSPKSDLSLIKAARRFLLRISDTKEGLLYLLKEPEITKLILKALKCDLPGAGSILGWRLQVVQCLLHLKYQPSDWIALKKLHSFLIYSNGLQAIITILPIGEFIDILIPYLSDPNLCEFSAEIISATIRYSDRIEIFQNRATIILEKSRTQAVLKDVTSYLSTAAQPSHWNYGDVSPLVTCIRKNADKAAYLPGQLITACRILYYLVFPSNNDIDPMEPYIELKYRNALTQLFAADGLTALIAVMANISEFYEQPFLHRAALTGRRGLALVALLLPCIRLTRALLERLMKCMATDFKDLTAVIPLLGVYSLVEAIPSIQIVQTLSEEIVGTLLVFTQAVDSDGSGNVAKSLWTQMLGEVLKMVSLSPCNFIPGLKLLTRLLPPVLTLKETMTEDATRILGVRKLWSAHLQAQANNLTETLRLLCASWNKDLLILLSKVCKQLSDLAAPTALLVGRCLLDGIIAATPLENNVLILTLLSELARHAPMKATLLTLTSPASRAQVKSDQKYPPVIEMMCTALKNTNDIRIQYEILDIFETLCDYTLSLMQEDISEPFEKRLTHSVPSKEPLLSILTVLIDILATSTKFEVEILQSTLRILLSLINHNYGLYHVKSCLENNPDALRSLLDHISALEKPEIQLIVDSTIMFLENLITSESQGRSLYLRIQQLSALILWDKNDHPLEKIKRAQELVEILKSAEDKEEKEPIPEMLEPLLPTPEALLNQFSQRCLGTPDLAFKRPKKFTFMCPNQAPNENTIDLLALAAELLPTDFNLLSEAQNLCSKIPPDDATQPLQSKTQTDDQESRDVQKQAISPVSKIKQPFVTPMRGRTQFTNSLRGGPVVGSVGRGADPFRSRPPNTSRPPSLHVDDFVALETCGAQPTGPTGYNKLSIRGTCPSRAINTGTRSRPWTQETRPPYLR